A region of uncultured Draconibacterium sp. DNA encodes the following proteins:
- a CDS encoding DUF4270 family protein, with amino-acid sequence MKKKAIIVLVGWLFLLSCHDDESLMVSLGDNYINNQTNVALIDTIQVLLSTVKIDSIPTSESSYLLCGSYTDADLGKISATTYAQIGMPLADIDDDEIFDSIVICTNYSGMAYGDTLLPQTFKVHRVREDIEPSDDYDADPYLYNTTTLNYDEIPLGSKTIVPKPNFHDTLAIRLNDELGLEFLSYLRDDDDEFESTSEFLDYFQGVALVPGDENNSILSFDVDSSFQIRVYTHIIKETKVNKSYTFVHQSTSHNHFNNVSNDVSGMALEQATTQTEEISSSLLNKRSYLLSSLGYTTRIDFPGISKILEVQYKNILYKAELVLKPLSGTYKSKEELPEELILYTSDKKNNVVEELTDQDDYSIPATFYYDEFYDEYTQYIFDITDFIYTELSDGYVDPEDGLLVMLPETEYGGTLDNLVFDARSLSNYRPTLNLYYVFYE; translated from the coding sequence ATGAAGAAAAAAGCAATTATTGTCCTTGTTGGCTGGTTATTTTTATTGTCGTGCCACGATGATGAATCACTAATGGTCTCACTTGGCGACAACTACATTAACAACCAAACAAATGTTGCACTTATTGATACTATACAAGTCCTTTTATCAACCGTAAAAATCGATTCAATCCCTACTTCCGAGAGCAGCTATTTATTGTGTGGCAGTTACACCGATGCCGATTTAGGAAAAATAAGTGCCACTACCTATGCTCAAATTGGTATGCCATTGGCCGATATCGACGACGATGAGATTTTTGACTCGATAGTAATTTGTACGAACTACAGCGGAATGGCTTATGGCGACACGCTTTTACCTCAGACATTTAAAGTCCATCGTGTAAGAGAAGATATAGAACCAAGCGACGATTACGATGCCGACCCCTATCTTTATAACACCACCACATTAAACTACGACGAAATTCCTTTAGGATCGAAAACAATTGTTCCTAAACCCAACTTTCACGATACGCTTGCCATTCGTTTGAACGACGAACTGGGCCTGGAGTTCCTGTCCTACCTTCGCGATGATGATGATGAGTTTGAATCGACAAGCGAATTCCTTGACTATTTTCAGGGAGTGGCACTGGTTCCGGGAGATGAGAATAACTCGATATTAAGTTTTGATGTTGATTCATCTTTTCAAATAAGGGTTTACACGCACATTATCAAAGAAACCAAAGTGAACAAGTCGTACACATTTGTGCATCAAAGCACATCGCACAATCATTTCAACAATGTTAGCAACGATGTTAGTGGCATGGCCCTGGAGCAAGCCACAACTCAAACCGAAGAAATTTCTTCAAGCCTGTTAAACAAACGCTCATACCTGCTGTCAAGTTTGGGTTATACCACGCGAATTGATTTTCCGGGTATCAGTAAAATTCTGGAGGTACAATACAAAAACATACTCTACAAAGCAGAATTGGTGCTTAAACCGCTATCGGGAACTTACAAAAGTAAAGAAGAATTGCCTGAAGAACTCATCCTCTATACTTCCGACAAAAAAAACAATGTTGTTGAGGAGCTGACCGACCAGGATGACTATTCAATTCCGGCCACCTTTTATTACGACGAATTTTACGACGAATATACACAGTACATCTTCGATATCACCGATTTTATTTACACCGAATTGAGCGATGGTTACGTTGACCCGGAAGACGGATTACTGGTAATGTTGCCAGAAACCGAATATGGCGGCACGCTTGACAACCTCGTATTTGATGCCCGATCACTTTCCAATTACCGTCCTACCTTAAACCTGTACTACGTTTTTTACGAATAG
- a CDS encoding kelch repeat-containing protein: protein MMKTGKNILLYFLFFALVTLVSCTVDDEDEITDGDWWEMSDFDGVPRSDAVCFKINDMAYIGLGYDGDDRLNDFWKYDPDNNFWTKVASFPGAARNGAVAFSMDGKGYVGTGYDGEDELKDFWEYDPSTDTWTQKADFMGSARYGAVGFAVSGKGYIGSGYDGNYLKDFYAYSPESDTWEQIISIGGSKRRDAACFVIGSKAYVMSGLDNGVYEDDLWEYDPSTGYWTEKRAISDDDDDLSYDDDYLSIARINGVGFTLNGLGYLATGSIGSMISNIWEYDPQQDLWTEKTSFEGTSRTEAVGFAVGSRGYIATGRSSTYYFDDIWTFDPVIEYDEDN from the coding sequence ATGATGAAGACAGGGAAAAACATTCTTTTATACTTTTTATTTTTTGCATTGGTAACGCTGGTTTCTTGTACCGTCGATGATGAAGATGAGATTACCGATGGTGACTGGTGGGAAATGTCGGATTTTGATGGTGTGCCACGCAGCGATGCTGTTTGTTTCAAAATTAATGATATGGCATACATAGGTTTGGGATATGATGGCGACGACCGTTTGAACGATTTTTGGAAGTACGATCCGGATAATAATTTCTGGACAAAGGTTGCATCATTTCCGGGAGCAGCCAGAAATGGTGCTGTAGCATTTAGTATGGATGGAAAAGGTTACGTTGGTACCGGATACGACGGAGAGGATGAGTTGAAGGATTTTTGGGAATATGATCCTTCTACGGATACATGGACTCAGAAAGCAGATTTTATGGGTAGTGCACGCTATGGAGCTGTTGGTTTTGCAGTAAGTGGAAAAGGTTATATCGGCAGTGGTTACGACGGGAATTACCTAAAAGACTTTTATGCTTATTCGCCTGAGTCTGATACCTGGGAACAAATTATCAGTATTGGCGGATCGAAAAGAAGGGATGCTGCTTGTTTTGTAATTGGCAGTAAAGCCTATGTAATGTCGGGGCTGGATAATGGTGTATACGAAGACGACCTTTGGGAATACGATCCGTCAACAGGGTACTGGACTGAAAAACGTGCCATATCAGACGATGATGACGATCTTAGCTACGACGATGATTATCTTTCAATTGCACGTATAAATGGTGTTGGCTTTACACTAAATGGATTAGGATACCTTGCAACCGGTAGTATCGGATCGATGATTAGCAATATTTGGGAATACGATCCGCAGCAGGATCTGTGGACTGAAAAAACATCTTTTGAAGGTACTTCACGTACAGAAGCTGTTGGTTTTGCAGTTGGTTCGAGAGGCTACATTGCCACTGGCAGAAGTTCAACGTATTACTTTGATGATATTTGGACATTCGATCCTGTAATAGAATATGATGAGGATAATTAA
- a CDS encoding FadR/GntR family transcriptional regulator, protein MDVLENFKAIEVESPVDKIIKQIRNSIVSGQMKPGDKLPSERKLSESFGIGRTYVRDAIKKLEFYGILKTLPQSGTIVSGADISAMEGLISNVIKLNENDFFHLVETRVVMETYACGQAAIRRSNRDIADLEEKLDEYKQRVDANLPGIKEDFNFHIQITEASQNMVIKSLMLILIPDILEIYRKLNVCGEGRFYKSFDEHKVILDCIIKQDSKAAEEAMRVHLKDVVNFSLSYKGNE, encoded by the coding sequence ATGGATGTTTTAGAAAACTTTAAAGCCATAGAAGTAGAAAGTCCGGTAGATAAAATTATAAAACAGATACGTAACTCAATCGTATCGGGCCAAATGAAACCAGGGGATAAATTACCCTCTGAGAGAAAGCTATCGGAGTCGTTCGGAATTGGTCGTACTTATGTACGCGATGCTATAAAGAAATTGGAGTTTTATGGTATTCTCAAAACATTACCGCAAAGTGGAACAATCGTTTCCGGTGCTGATATTTCAGCAATGGAAGGATTGATTTCGAATGTGATAAAACTAAATGAAAATGATTTTTTCCATTTGGTTGAAACACGGGTAGTGATGGAAACATACGCATGTGGCCAGGCTGCGATTCGTCGTTCAAACCGCGATATTGCTGACCTGGAAGAAAAACTTGATGAATATAAGCAGCGTGTTGATGCAAATTTACCAGGGATTAAGGAGGACTTTAACTTTCATATACAAATTACCGAAGCCAGCCAGAATATGGTAATAAAATCTTTAATGCTGATTCTGATACCCGACATCCTTGAAATTTACAGAAAGCTAAATGTATGCGGAGAAGGACGGTTTTACAAGTCGTTTGATGAGCATAAAGTTATACTCGATTGCATCATTAAACAAGATTCTAAAGCCGCAGAAGAGGCAATGCGAGTACATTTAAAAGATGTTGTAAACTTCAGTTTGTCTTATAAGGGAAACGAATAA
- a CDS encoding TonB-dependent receptor: MKKFLSLIIIFLAFAIGVSAQNQLTGNVIDAENNEALIGATIIEKGTTNGTTTNVDGNFSLTTQSESGIIEISFIGYISQEIEFTGDANLNISLKADVTGLDEVVVVGYGVQKKSHLTGAISKLENENMEQVAVARVDDALIGKISGVNIQATDGGAGTAPTIRIRGTGSISGSSDPLIVVDGIVVDSDYLGNLDMNDVASFEVLKDAASAAIYGSRGANGVIMITSKQGKEGKTKFNFNSYYGFKEAHQSDAYYFSVAETAAAELAATGELSARTQYKQMIGVDRDWQDVIFDGGTIQNYSFSARGGSENTKFSTSINYLNDEGVLLTDGYEKFGLKLKLDTKVNKFKMGVNLSPSYSNRRRFDGSTHDILRQPPWLPVYHDEHTIQFVDRNTYPDVQVGDYANQRHFDNYMLNGSEVDISNTSNVNPAAKVLERDYTYKKFKMYGVAYVQYDITKDLNFKSSFGGDFQNTDVRRWQGPLGHRNGADNTQLYESTQNRIHLVNDNFFSYDKRMGDHDISAILGMSVESWDTEFASINATGYTFDYIQNISAAGTISAAESGKYQERLLSFTSRVNYAYKDKYLASASFRRDGSSRFGADTKYGNFTAFSVGWRLSEEDFLKDSEAINSLKLRFSYGVTGNNAIDAGTVYEEHYPYLALLETSTAVVNGSLVTGFNALNIANPDLGWEKSVEFNPGLDFMLWDGLLSGSVEYYNRTSDNLILENPVSTTTGFDAALINRGEVENSGIELELRSTVNITKDFSWSGAIMASKNENKLNDFAESNGQIQSVDSKRAAEWINLEGLPISSFYGWVVDRDIPLEYLNNPYHPVGGEAQDVYVKDLNGDGIIDDEDKAVLGNPYPELIWSFSNDFKFKNFDFSFMFQGSHGAEVRNMGDQYIFNHFNSSQDFNPAITPDQEFIKEKIFTDDIVQDASYISLRNVNFGYTFGKNLLERTFIEKARIYVSAQNLLYFTADDYTGFNPESIDDTSPTTYGYQRAGSPIAKTISFGVNIDF; this comes from the coding sequence ATGAAAAAATTCTTAAGCCTTATCATTATTTTTCTGGCTTTTGCAATTGGAGTTTCTGCTCAGAATCAGCTAACGGGAAATGTTATTGATGCAGAAAATAACGAAGCCTTAATTGGGGCTACAATTATTGAAAAGGGGACAACTAACGGTACAACTACAAATGTCGATGGTAATTTCTCTTTAACAACTCAAAGCGAATCAGGAATAATTGAAATATCATTTATAGGCTATATAAGCCAGGAGATTGAGTTCACTGGGGATGCTAACTTAAACATAAGTTTGAAAGCCGACGTTACCGGCCTTGATGAGGTTGTGGTAGTTGGATATGGAGTTCAGAAGAAATCGCACCTTACGGGTGCTATATCGAAACTGGAAAATGAAAATATGGAACAAGTAGCGGTAGCACGTGTTGATGATGCTCTGATTGGTAAAATATCGGGTGTTAATATTCAGGCTACCGATGGTGGGGCAGGTACAGCGCCTACAATTCGTATCAGGGGTACAGGCTCAATTAGTGGTAGTTCCGATCCATTAATTGTGGTTGATGGTATTGTAGTTGATTCGGATTATCTTGGAAATTTAGATATGAACGATGTGGCCTCTTTTGAAGTGTTGAAAGATGCTGCTTCAGCCGCAATTTATGGTTCTAGGGGTGCAAATGGTGTAATTATGATTACATCGAAACAAGGTAAAGAAGGAAAAACAAAATTTAACTTCAATTCTTATTACGGCTTTAAAGAAGCGCACCAAAGCGATGCTTATTACTTTTCTGTTGCCGAAACTGCTGCTGCTGAATTAGCTGCTACAGGCGAACTTTCAGCAAGAACTCAATACAAGCAAATGATTGGTGTTGACAGAGACTGGCAAGATGTTATTTTTGATGGTGGTACCATTCAAAACTACTCGTTTAGTGCAAGAGGTGGAAGTGAGAATACAAAATTTAGTACCTCGATAAATTATTTAAATGATGAAGGTGTCCTTTTAACCGATGGTTATGAAAAGTTTGGTTTAAAGCTAAAACTGGATACTAAGGTTAATAAGTTTAAGATGGGTGTAAACTTATCACCATCTTATTCAAACAGAAGAAGATTTGATGGTTCAACACATGATATCTTACGTCAACCACCATGGTTACCGGTATATCACGACGAGCATACTATTCAGTTTGTGGATAGAAACACATATCCTGACGTACAGGTAGGCGATTACGCAAATCAGCGTCATTTCGACAATTATATGTTAAATGGTTCGGAAGTAGATATTAGCAATACTTCGAATGTAAACCCTGCAGCTAAGGTTTTGGAGCGAGATTATACCTACAAAAAATTCAAAATGTACGGTGTTGCTTATGTACAGTATGATATTACAAAGGACTTAAACTTTAAGTCTTCTTTTGGTGGTGATTTCCAAAATACAGATGTTAGAAGATGGCAGGGACCTTTGGGCCATAGAAATGGTGCAGATAATACACAGCTATACGAATCAACCCAGAACCGGATTCACCTTGTAAACGACAATTTCTTTAGTTACGATAAAAGAATGGGCGACCACGATATTAGCGCTATTTTGGGTATGTCGGTTGAATCATGGGATACTGAATTCGCGAGCATTAATGCAACCGGTTATACATTCGATTACATCCAGAATATTAGTGCAGCAGGTACAATTAGTGCAGCTGAATCGGGTAAGTACCAGGAACGTTTATTATCGTTTACAAGTAGGGTAAACTATGCTTATAAAGACAAATATTTGGCTTCAGCAAGTTTCCGTCGCGACGGTAGTTCGCGTTTCGGAGCAGATACTAAATACGGTAACTTCACCGCTTTTTCAGTAGGTTGGAGGCTTTCAGAAGAAGATTTCTTAAAAGATAGTGAAGCCATAAATAGCTTAAAGCTTCGATTTAGTTATGGTGTAACTGGTAATAATGCAATTGATGCCGGAACGGTTTACGAAGAACATTATCCTTATTTAGCATTGTTGGAAACCTCAACGGCAGTTGTAAACGGTTCGCTGGTAACAGGTTTTAACGCTTTAAACATTGCAAATCCTGATTTAGGATGGGAAAAATCAGTAGAATTTAACCCGGGTCTTGATTTTATGTTGTGGGATGGTTTGCTTTCAGGTTCGGTTGAATATTACAATAGAACCAGTGATAACTTAATTCTGGAAAACCCTGTTTCAACAACTACCGGTTTCGATGCAGCATTAATTAACAGAGGAGAGGTAGAGAACAGCGGTATTGAACTTGAATTAAGATCTACCGTAAACATTACAAAAGACTTTAGCTGGAGTGGTGCAATAATGGCTTCTAAAAACGAAAACAAGTTAAACGATTTTGCTGAGTCTAACGGTCAAATTCAAAGTGTTGACTCGAAAAGGGCAGCTGAATGGATCAACCTGGAAGGTCTGCCAATTTCATCATTTTATGGCTGGGTAGTTGATAGAGATATACCGTTGGAATATTTAAATAATCCTTACCATCCAGTTGGAGGAGAAGCCCAGGACGTTTATGTGAAGGATTTAAATGGTGATGGTATTATTGATGATGAAGATAAAGCGGTTCTGGGTAATCCATATCCGGAATTGATTTGGAGTTTCTCGAATGATTTCAAATTTAAAAACTTCGATTTTAGTTTTATGTTTCAGGGCTCGCATGGAGCCGAGGTGAGAAACATGGGAGACCAGTATATCTTCAACCATTTTAATAGTAGTCAGGATTTTAATCCGGCAATAACTCCAGACCAGGAGTTTATTAAGGAGAAGATATTTACAGACGATATAGTTCAGGATGCTTCTTACATTTCATTACGAAATGTAAATTTTGGCTACACTTTTGGGAAAAACTTGTTAGAAAGAACTTTCATTGAAAAAGCACGAATATATGTGTCAGCACAAAACTTACTCTATTTTACAGCCGATGATTACACAGGTTTCAACCCTGAGTCTATAGATGATACCTCTCCAACAACCTATGGTTACCAGAGAGCAGGTTCTCCGATTGCTAAAACAATAAGTTTTGGTGTAAACATTGATTTTTAA
- a CDS encoding RagB/SusD family nutrient uptake outer membrane protein, which yields MIKYISKIAVLLIIIVFTACEDTFLSPDPSGVITSSNFFSNDTELEAAILNMYDGIQGVNSTSTSDNHGIMYEFYITEMRTDNTETKSSEGEDAQFESFTVQATNGRVSDYYDSYYNIIYRANLVLENLGVASEDAVGAFEGEAKFVRAYAYFNLVRLFGDVPLVDKVISPSDAETAYTRVSTSTIYDLIESDLQTAVANLDNTYKGRASKAAAQALLAKVYLTQGENYDLAQSLCEDVIASGFSLQPNFKDVFYNELNDEIIFAVEYLGDLTDDSQNFSAEWLNAVGRTSGVNYVTANARQALDAMGGDRTMYSYRQDVKQYEKYQVVKYLPNGDSNLGIDPTSSDPQKAGNDWIILRYADVLLMHVEAIMAGSSETSSSSAINSFMQVRNRAGITDPVSKITKEDLLNERRVELAFENHRFFDLVRFGMAEEVLSAFSNETGGSFSATDLLLPIPQREINLSKGLLTQNPGY from the coding sequence ATGATTAAATATATAAGCAAAATAGCGGTGCTTCTAATTATAATAGTATTCACTGCGTGTGAGGACACATTTTTGAGTCCAGATCCTTCGGGTGTTATAACTTCTTCTAACTTCTTTTCAAATGACACTGAATTAGAAGCAGCCATTCTAAATATGTATGATGGAATTCAGGGAGTTAATTCTACAAGTACATCCGATAATCACGGTATCATGTACGAGTTCTATATTACTGAAATGAGAACTGACAATACCGAGACAAAGAGTAGCGAAGGTGAAGATGCTCAGTTTGAAAGTTTTACTGTACAAGCAACAAATGGTCGGGTTTCAGACTATTATGATAGTTACTACAACATCATTTACAGAGCAAATTTGGTTTTAGAAAACTTAGGTGTAGCATCAGAAGATGCTGTTGGTGCTTTTGAAGGCGAAGCGAAGTTTGTAAGGGCCTATGCTTACTTTAATTTAGTACGCTTATTTGGTGACGTTCCTTTAGTCGACAAAGTAATTAGTCCATCTGATGCAGAAACAGCCTATACAAGAGTATCTACTTCCACTATTTACGATTTAATTGAATCTGATTTACAAACTGCAGTTGCTAATCTTGACAATACTTATAAGGGTAGAGCTTCGAAAGCTGCAGCTCAGGCATTGCTGGCTAAAGTGTATTTAACTCAAGGTGAAAATTACGATTTAGCGCAAAGCTTGTGTGAGGACGTAATAGCTAGCGGTTTTTCGTTGCAGCCTAATTTTAAAGATGTATTTTATAACGAGTTAAATGACGAAATCATTTTTGCGGTTGAGTACCTTGGAGACCTTACTGATGACAGCCAAAACTTCTCGGCTGAATGGTTAAATGCGGTTGGTAGAACCAGTGGTGTTAACTATGTTACTGCCAATGCACGTCAGGCTTTAGACGCAATGGGTGGTGATAGAACAATGTATTCCTATCGTCAGGATGTTAAGCAATATGAAAAATACCAGGTTGTTAAGTATCTTCCGAATGGAGATAGCAATTTAGGAATTGATCCGACCTCAAGCGATCCTCAAAAAGCAGGAAACGACTGGATAATTTTACGTTATGCCGATGTGTTGTTAATGCATGTTGAAGCGATAATGGCCGGAAGCTCAGAAACTTCAAGTTCCTCGGCTATCAATTCTTTTATGCAGGTTCGTAACAGGGCTGGAATTACTGATCCAGTATCCAAAATTACCAAGGAAGATTTATTAAATGAACGTAGGGTAGAGTTGGCTTTTGAAAATCACAGATTCTTTGATTTAGTACGCTTCGGAATGGCAGAAGAAGTGTTGTCGGCTTTCTCGAATGAAACAGGTGGAAGTTTCTCGGCAACTGATTTATTGCTACCAATACCTCAGCGAGAGATTAACTTAAGTAAAGGATTGCTTACGCAAAATCCTGGTTACTAA
- a CDS encoding PKD domain-containing protein produces MKNSILNIKLNQSSVWKLMILVLAVSFTACDFAYDLPEANSKPDETPPSAYFTYAQGQGTAEEWKDYTFSNLSNSATDYLWDFGDGNTSIDKDGKNTYPGEGTYTVTLKASDKLGVESTYSETIEVVKPEEPEAIIPVILEPSFEDLTLPDGTGDGRDSWRNDFGGVIQITSSPVYDGSQAAKFPSAGDRVAYQDGIEVSPNTDYILTYYYTMKDGAGNLTVRVLGGTISDLSEVAGATLGEHVGTDTTDPDTYVQVSIPFNTGTNGSIAILITNEGVECRADMFEIVVAEQN; encoded by the coding sequence ATGAAGAATAGCATATTAAATATAAAACTAAATCAAAGCTCTGTTTGGAAATTGATGATCTTGGTATTAGCAGTTTCTTTTACAGCTTGTGATTTTGCATACGATTTGCCAGAAGCAAATTCAAAACCGGATGAAACACCACCAAGTGCATACTTTACATATGCGCAGGGGCAAGGTACTGCTGAAGAATGGAAAGATTATACTTTCTCGAATTTATCAAACAGTGCTACCGACTACTTATGGGATTTTGGAGATGGTAATACCTCAATCGATAAAGATGGTAAGAATACCTATCCGGGCGAAGGAACCTATACGGTAACTTTAAAGGCTTCTGATAAGCTTGGTGTAGAAAGTACATATTCCGAAACTATTGAGGTTGTTAAACCGGAAGAACCGGAAGCTATTATCCCGGTAATTTTAGAGCCTAGTTTCGAAGATTTGACTTTGCCTGATGGAACAGGAGACGGTAGAGACTCATGGAGAAACGACTTTGGTGGGGTAATTCAAATTACCAGTAGCCCTGTTTACGATGGATCTCAGGCCGCTAAATTCCCTTCAGCAGGTGATAGAGTTGCTTACCAGGATGGAATAGAAGTGTCACCAAATACCGATTATATCCTTACCTACTATTATACCATGAAAGACGGTGCAGGTAATTTAACCGTAAGGGTATTGGGTGGAACAATAAGTGATTTATCTGAAGTTGCCGGTGCCACATTAGGTGAACACGTTGGTACCGATACAACTGATCCGGATACCTATGTGCAAGTTTCAATTCCATTTAATACAGGAACAAACGGAAGCATTGCTATACTTATCACCAATGAAGGTGTTGAGTGTCGTGCCGATATGTTTGAAATTGTGGTAGCTGAGCAAAACTAA
- a CDS encoding polysaccharide lyase family 7 protein — protein MLKSIVNIIFLTLSFCVAMISVSCQDSSDDVFDIVTPEEEIDYKLPDIDLSNWKVTLPVGNPTEVLPPEILDYATNETLKPFMYNDSIEGALVFYTYPGASTANSSYSRTELRELMNPQDYGKMNWTFAQGGYMKGTLAMSDISKDGEGDYHRAIIMQIHGRLTDEQRDLIGAKDNNAPPILKIYWANGTVRVKTKVLKNLNASYEEMLETDTWGDDAGYTFSEAVGFGKFTLEVKVSDGRMEVILNGKESVIYDNIHIEKWGVFENYFKAGNYLVTHDENAFSKVKYYELEVNHE, from the coding sequence ATGCTTAAGTCAATCGTAAATATAATCTTTCTAACTCTTAGCTTTTGTGTAGCAATGATTAGTGTTAGTTGTCAGGACTCATCCGACGATGTTTTTGATATTGTAACACCTGAAGAGGAGATAGATTATAAATTACCTGATATTGATTTAAGCAATTGGAAAGTAACACTTCCGGTTGGAAATCCAACGGAAGTGTTACCTCCTGAAATATTGGATTATGCGACGAATGAAACGCTAAAGCCTTTTATGTACAACGATTCCATCGAAGGAGCCCTGGTGTTTTATACCTATCCCGGAGCTTCTACTGCAAATTCTTCTTACTCAAGAACTGAACTGAGGGAGTTAATGAATCCTCAGGATTATGGGAAAATGAATTGGACATTTGCGCAAGGTGGATATATGAAAGGAACTTTGGCTATGTCTGATATTTCTAAAGATGGTGAGGGGGATTATCATCGGGCTATCATCATGCAGATTCATGGCAGGTTAACCGATGAGCAAAGAGATTTGATTGGAGCAAAAGATAACAACGCCCCTCCCATATTAAAGATATATTGGGCTAACGGAACTGTCAGAGTAAAAACAAAAGTACTTAAGAATTTAAATGCTTCTTATGAAGAGATGCTTGAAACTGATACCTGGGGAGATGATGCTGGGTATACTTTTTCAGAAGCTGTTGGCTTTGGAAAATTCACATTAGAAGTGAAAGTATCGGATGGAAGAATGGAGGTCATTTTAAATGGAAAAGAATCAGTAATTTATGATAACATCCATATTGAAAAGTGGGGCGTTTTCGAAAATTATTTTAAGGCAGGGAACTATCTGGTGACACATGATGAAAATGCCTTTTCTAAAGTCAAATACTATGAATTAGAAGTGAATCATGAATAA
- a CDS encoding TIM barrel protein, with amino-acid sequence MNSRRSFIKITSLASMVTLTGLNPVLGMSSFGSNSKRKVYIFSKHIQWLSFEEMALTAKEVGFDGIDLTVRPKGHVLPERVKEDLPKAINAIKKAGFNADRMTTAITDPEDALTIDILETAAREGIKNYRLGWFAYNPTLSIEENITGFNLKLKGLAELNKKLGLTAAYQNHAGEMAGGPVWDMGLMLDGIDPNLVGVRYDIRHATVEGGTAWPLGMKFLADKINSFDVKDFIWKKTEGTWRPFNVPVGEGMVNFKRYFQIIDEFTINGDFTLHLEYPIGGAEHGATTLSCSPEEVITAMKKDLKTLRSFL; translated from the coding sequence ATGAACTCACGAAGGTCGTTTATAAAAATAACATCACTTGCTTCCATGGTTACTCTAACTGGTCTTAATCCTGTACTCGGGATGAGTAGTTTTGGATCCAATAGCAAAAGGAAGGTTTACATTTTTTCGAAACACATACAATGGTTGAGCTTTGAGGAAATGGCATTAACAGCCAAAGAAGTTGGTTTTGATGGAATAGACTTAACTGTTCGACCTAAAGGGCATGTTTTACCGGAACGTGTAAAAGAAGATCTGCCAAAAGCAATCAATGCAATAAAAAAGGCTGGTTTTAATGCTGACCGAATGACTACCGCCATAACAGATCCGGAAGATGCTTTAACCATTGATATTCTGGAAACTGCTGCAAGGGAAGGAATTAAAAACTATAGACTCGGATGGTTCGCTTATAATCCGACTCTTTCTATTGAGGAGAACATCACTGGATTCAATCTTAAATTAAAAGGATTAGCAGAGCTTAATAAAAAACTGGGTTTGACTGCAGCTTATCAGAATCACGCTGGTGAAATGGCTGGAGGCCCTGTTTGGGATATGGGCTTGATGTTGGATGGGATTGATCCGAATTTGGTTGGAGTAAGATATGATATCAGGCATGCAACGGTTGAAGGAGGTACAGCATGGCCACTGGGAATGAAATTTCTTGCAGACAAAATCAATAGTTTCGATGTAAAAGATTTTATCTGGAAGAAAACTGAAGGAACCTGGCGACCTTTTAATGTGCCGGTTGGTGAAGGAATGGTCAATTTCAAACGCTATTTCCAAATCATCGATGAATTCACCATTAATGGCGATTTTACACTTCATCTGGAATATCCAATTGGTGGTGCCGAACATGGTGCTACAACACTTTCCTGTTCACCGGAAGAGGTAATAACAGCGATGAAAAAGGACCTGAAAACCTTGCGGAGTTTCTTATAA